One window of the Pseudomonas sp. S04 genome contains the following:
- a CDS encoding MBOAT family O-acyltransferase yields the protein MVFSSNVFLFLFLPIFLGLYYLSGQRYRNLLLLIASYVFYAWWRVDFLALFAAVTLWNYWIGLKVGAAGVRTKPAQRWLLLGVGVDLCILGYFKYANFGVDSINAMMTSVGLEPFILTHVLLPIGISFYIFESISYIIDVYRGDTPATRNLIDFAAFVAIFPHLIAGPVLRFRDLADQFNHRTHTLDKFSEGCTRFMQGFIKKVFIADTLAVVADHCFALQNPTTGDAWLGALAYTAQLYFDFSGYSDMAIGLGLMMGFRFMENFKQPYISQSITEFWRRWHISLSTWLRDYLYITLGGNRKGTLTTYRNLFLTMLLGGLWHGANITYIVWGAWHGMWLAIEKAIGLNTSPHSFNPIRWALTFLLVVMGWVIFRAENLHVAGRMYGAMFSFSDWSLSELNRASLTGLQVATLVVAYATLAFFGLRDFYRNRPAAPHGTTANMAPGADALVLAGGTVAVWPRYAMRALVLLLFLASILKLSAQSFSPFLYFQF from the coding sequence ATGGTATTTTCATCCAACGTGTTCCTGTTTTTGTTCTTGCCGATCTTCCTCGGCTTGTACTACCTGAGCGGGCAACGCTATCGCAACCTGCTGCTGTTGATCGCCAGCTACGTGTTCTATGCCTGGTGGCGAGTGGACTTCCTCGCGCTGTTCGCCGCCGTCACGCTGTGGAACTACTGGATCGGCCTCAAGGTCGGTGCCGCCGGCGTGCGCACCAAGCCGGCCCAACGCTGGCTGCTGCTGGGCGTGGGCGTGGACCTGTGCATCCTCGGCTACTTCAAGTACGCCAACTTCGGCGTCGACAGCATCAACGCCATGATGACCTCGGTAGGGCTTGAGCCATTCATCCTGACCCACGTGCTGTTGCCGATCGGGATCTCGTTCTACATCTTCGAGTCCATCAGCTACATCATCGACGTCTACCGTGGCGACACTCCGGCGACCCGCAACCTGATCGACTTCGCGGCGTTCGTGGCGATCTTCCCGCACCTGATCGCCGGTCCCGTGCTGCGTTTTCGCGACCTCGCCGACCAGTTCAATCACCGCACCCACACCCTCGATAAGTTCTCCGAGGGCTGCACGCGGTTCATGCAGGGTTTCATCAAGAAAGTGTTCATCGCCGACACCCTGGCGGTGGTCGCCGACCATTGTTTCGCCCTGCAGAACCCAACCACCGGCGACGCCTGGCTCGGGGCCCTGGCGTACACCGCGCAGCTGTACTTCGACTTCTCCGGCTACAGCGACATGGCCATCGGCCTGGGCTTGATGATGGGTTTCCGCTTCATGGAAAACTTCAAGCAACCGTACATCAGCCAGTCGATCACCGAGTTCTGGCGGCGCTGGCACATCAGCCTGTCGACCTGGCTGCGCGACTACCTGTACATCACCCTGGGCGGCAATCGCAAAGGCACCCTGACCACCTACCGCAACCTGTTCCTGACCATGTTGCTCGGTGGCCTGTGGCATGGCGCCAACATCACCTACATCGTCTGGGGGGCCTGGCACGGCATGTGGCTGGCGATCGAGAAAGCCATCGGTCTCAACACCTCGCCGCACAGCTTCAACCCGATCCGCTGGGCCCTGACTTTCCTGCTGGTGGTGATGGGCTGGGTGATCTTCCGCGCAGAAAACCTGCATGTCGCCGGGCGGATGTACGGCGCCATGTTCAGCTTCAGCGACTGGTCGCTGTCGGAGCTCAACCGCGCCAGCCTCACCGGCCTGCAAGTGGCAACCCTGGTGGTGGCCTACGCGACCCTGGCGTTCTTTGGCCTGCGGGATTTCTACCGCAACCGCCCGGCAGCCCCTCACGGCACAACGGCCAACATGGCACCCGGCGCCGATGCCCTGGTGCTGGCGGGTGGCACGGTGGCGGTATGGCCACGCTACGCCATGCGCGCCCTGGTCCTGCTGCTGTTCCTCGCCTCCATCCTGAAACTCTCGGCGCAAAGCTTCTCGCCGTTCCTTTACTTCCAGTTCTGA
- the algG gene encoding mannuronan 5-epimerase AlgG → MNNPAINLLAAALLLAGNAAFASVEPGSPVGKSQPVTVAKELQQAKTYTVSSAPTAPLELAAPTLPDLSGYTAQAVEAKIVRSKAGKVSVRRMMQENALKDFIGGDNKMAEWVVRQHGIPQAIFIDDGYLNLKDLSKKLPKQYFSETSPGVFLARLPIVVGAKGILDIDKQTQELRLSEEAGSFLVNDGQLFVRDSKITGWRESTNGPATFRSPKEFRPFLLAWGGTQTYIVNSQMASFGYANSKSYGVSISQYTPNMAKVLKRSEPSGWIIDSEFSDMWYGFYCYETRDFVVKGNTYKDNIVYGIDPHDRSHGLIIADNTVHGTKKKHGIIISREVNDSFIFNNRSYDNKLSGLVIDRNSVNNLVAYNEIYRNHTDGITLYESGDNLLWGNKVISNRRHGIRIRNSVNIRLYENIAMANGLTGVYGHIKDLSDTDRDIKLDPFDAQVSLIVVGGELAANGSGPLSIDSPLSVELYRVSMLAPTKSSGISFSGILGERQDEILDLLVRQQKAVLIDPVERQTEMRD, encoded by the coding sequence ATGAACAACCCTGCGATCAACCTGTTGGCCGCCGCCCTGCTGCTGGCGGGCAACGCTGCGTTCGCCAGCGTCGAGCCTGGCTCGCCGGTGGGCAAAAGCCAGCCGGTGACCGTGGCCAAGGAGCTGCAACAGGCCAAGACCTACACCGTCAGCAGTGCGCCGACGGCGCCCCTGGAACTGGCGGCACCGACGCTGCCCGACCTGTCCGGCTACACCGCGCAAGCGGTGGAAGCCAAGATCGTGCGCAGCAAGGCCGGCAAGGTCAGCGTGCGGCGGATGATGCAGGAAAACGCATTGAAGGACTTCATCGGCGGCGACAACAAGATGGCCGAATGGGTGGTGCGCCAACACGGCATCCCCCAGGCGATCTTCATTGACGACGGTTACCTCAACCTCAAGGACCTGAGTAAAAAACTGCCCAAACAGTACTTCAGCGAAACCTCGCCCGGGGTGTTCCTGGCCCGCTTGCCGATCGTGGTCGGCGCCAAGGGCATCCTCGATATCGACAAGCAGACCCAAGAGTTGCGTTTGTCCGAGGAGGCCGGTTCGTTCCTGGTCAACGACGGCCAGCTGTTTGTGCGCGACAGCAAAATCACCGGCTGGCGCGAATCAACCAACGGCCCGGCGACCTTCCGCTCGCCCAAGGAATTCCGCCCGTTCCTGCTGGCCTGGGGCGGCACCCAGACCTACATCGTCAACAGCCAGATGGCCAGCTTCGGCTACGCCAACAGCAAGTCCTACGGGGTGAGTATTTCCCAGTACACGCCGAACATGGCCAAGGTGCTCAAGCGTTCGGAACCGAGCGGCTGGATCATCGACTCCGAATTCTCGGACATGTGGTACGGCTTCTACTGCTATGAAACCCGCGACTTCGTGGTCAAGGGCAACACCTACAAAGACAACATCGTCTACGGCATCGACCCCCATGACCGCTCCCACGGGCTGATCATTGCCGACAACACCGTGCATGGCACCAAGAAGAAGCACGGCATCATCATTTCCCGGGAAGTCAACGACAGCTTCATCTTCAACAACCGCAGCTACGACAACAAACTGTCGGGGCTGGTGATCGACCGTAACAGCGTCAACAACCTGGTGGCCTACAACGAGATCTACCGCAACCACACCGACGGCATCACCCTCTACGAGAGTGGCGACAACCTGCTGTGGGGCAACAAGGTGATCAGCAACCGGCGCCACGGCATTCGCATTCGTAACAGCGTGAACATCCGCCTCTACGAAAACATCGCCATGGCCAACGGCCTGACCGGGGTCTACGGCCACATCAAGGACCTTTCCGACACCGACCGCGACATCAAGCTCGACCCGTTCGACGCCCAGGTGTCGCTGATCGTGGTCGGCGGTGAGCTGGCCGCCAACGGCAGCGGACCGCTGTCCATCGACTCGCCGCTGAGCGTCGAGCTGTACCGGGTGTCGATGCTTGCCCCGACCAAATCCAGTGGCATCAGCTTCTCGGGGATCCTCGGCGAACGCCAGGACGAAATCCTCGACCTGCTGGTGCGCCAGCAAAAAGCCGTGCTGATCGACCCCGTCGAACGCCAGACCGAAATGCGCGACTGA
- a CDS encoding alginate biosynthesis protein Alg44 has translation MNTAVNVNVVHESEAQRQHARVKIPAKLRFFGPDRTPVEARLIDLSAGGLSFNGGQIPFKVGEVKKGRLQFLIDNLGLAMDVELMVRSFDRQTGRVGCQFQNLEPQDISTLRHLITSHLSGDIVTMGDVLATLQRDNFTKARKLKDGGSGMTAFGRLRAVTFSAGIFVIGLAAFGFILKSVYGMYFVSHAQAGLVSVPGMNVTMPRDGTVQSLVQTDGVAAKGAPLATFSTSMLDVLKGHLDEDQLQPAKVEELFGKQMTGTLTSPCDCTVAQQMVADGQYASKGDVIFQLVPRNSQANVEARFTYRQFADVRPGTAVNFQVAGDDELRSGKIVSSTSLNSADLSSDIRVQIKPDAPLDSTFAGRPVEVSSDRGPSLNWLIDKAMAKGL, from the coding sequence ATGAATACCGCCGTGAACGTCAACGTAGTGCATGAATCCGAAGCCCAACGCCAACACGCCCGAGTCAAGATCCCGGCCAAGCTGCGCTTCTTCGGCCCGGACCGCACGCCCGTGGAGGCGCGCCTGATCGACCTGTCGGCCGGTGGCCTGAGCTTCAATGGTGGGCAGATCCCGTTCAAGGTCGGTGAGGTGAAAAAGGGGCGGCTGCAGTTTCTGATCGACAACCTTGGCCTGGCCATGGACGTCGAGCTGATGGTCCGTTCGTTCGACCGCCAGACCGGTCGCGTCGGCTGCCAGTTCCAGAACCTGGAACCCCAGGACATCTCGACCTTGCGCCACCTGATCACCTCGCACCTGTCTGGCGATATCGTGACCATGGGCGACGTGCTGGCGACCCTGCAACGGGACAACTTCACCAAGGCGCGCAAGCTCAAGGACGGTGGCAGCGGCATGACCGCCTTCGGTCGCCTGCGGGCGGTGACCTTCAGCGCCGGGATCTTCGTCATTGGCCTGGCGGCGTTCGGCTTCATCCTCAAGTCGGTGTACGGCATGTACTTCGTCAGCCATGCCCAGGCGGGCCTGGTCAGCGTGCCGGGAATGAACGTCACCATGCCCCGCGATGGCACGGTGCAGAGCCTGGTGCAAACCGACGGCGTGGCCGCCAAGGGCGCGCCCCTGGCGACCTTCAGCACCAGCATGCTCGACGTACTCAAGGGCCATCTGGACGAAGACCAGTTGCAGCCGGCCAAGGTTGAGGAACTGTTCGGCAAGCAGATGACCGGCACCCTCACCTCCCCCTGCGACTGCACCGTGGCCCAGCAGATGGTTGCCGACGGCCAGTACGCCAGCAAGGGCGACGTGATCTTCCAGTTGGTGCCGCGCAACAGCCAGGCCAACGTCGAGGCGCGCTTCACCTATCGCCAGTTCGCCGACGTGCGCCCAGGCACCGCAGTGAACTTCCAGGTGGCCGGCGACGACGAACTGCGCAGCGGCAAGATCGTCAGCAGCACCAGCCTCAACAGCGCCGACCTGTCGTCCGACATCCGCGTGCAGATCAAGCCTGACGCCCCCCTGGACAGCACCTTCGCCGGCCGCCCGGTGGAAGTCAGCAGCGACCGTGGTCCGTCCCTCAACTGGCTGATCGACAAAGCCATGGCCAAAGGTCTTTAA
- a CDS encoding mannuronate-specific alginate lyase gives MHNRKLHSRLAPALLSLALFAGATQAAAPLRPPQGYLAPVEKFKTGDSKSNCDATPTPYTGALQFRSKYEGSDKARSTLNVQSEKAFRDATADITRIERGTSKQVMQFMRDGRAQQLECTLNQLSAWASADALMSKDFNHTGKSMRKWALGSMASAYIRLKFSSSQPLATHQQQAQQIEAWFSRMADQVVSDWDNLPLEKTNNHSYWAAWSVMATAVATNRRDLFDWSVKEFKVAANQVDAEGFLPNELKRQQRALAYHNYALPPLAMIASFAQVNGVDLRQENQGALKRLGDRVLAGVKDPDEFEDKNGQEQDMTDLKVDSKFAWLEPYCSLYTCTPDVLEKKREMQPFKTFRLGGDLTRVYDPSHEKGKGS, from the coding sequence ATGCACAACCGAAAACTGCACAGCCGTTTGGCGCCCGCCCTGCTCAGCCTGGCGCTGTTCGCCGGCGCCACGCAGGCCGCCGCGCCGCTGCGTCCGCCCCAGGGCTATCTGGCCCCGGTGGAGAAATTCAAGACTGGCGACAGCAAGAGCAATTGCGACGCCACGCCAACGCCCTACACCGGCGCGCTGCAATTTCGCAGCAAATACGAAGGCTCCGACAAGGCTCGCTCGACCCTCAACGTGCAATCGGAAAAAGCCTTTCGCGACGCCACCGCCGACATCACTCGCATCGAACGGGGCACCAGCAAACAGGTGATGCAGTTCATGCGTGACGGTCGTGCGCAACAGCTCGAATGCACGCTCAACCAGTTGAGCGCCTGGGCCAGCGCCGATGCCTTGATGTCCAAGGACTTCAACCACACCGGCAAGTCGATGCGCAAATGGGCGCTGGGCAGCATGGCCTCGGCCTACATCCGCCTGAAGTTCTCCAGCTCCCAGCCGCTGGCGACTCACCAACAGCAAGCGCAACAGATCGAGGCCTGGTTCAGCCGAATGGCCGACCAGGTCGTCAGCGACTGGGACAACCTGCCGCTGGAAAAAACCAACAACCACTCGTACTGGGCCGCCTGGTCGGTGATGGCCACTGCCGTCGCGACCAACCGCCGCGATCTGTTCGACTGGTCCGTCAAGGAATTCAAGGTCGCTGCCAACCAGGTCGACGCCGAAGGTTTCCTGCCCAACGAACTCAAGCGCCAACAGCGGGCACTGGCCTACCACAACTACGCCTTGCCGCCGCTGGCGATGATCGCCAGCTTCGCCCAGGTCAACGGTGTCGACCTGCGCCAGGAAAACCAGGGCGCGCTCAAGCGCCTGGGCGACCGGGTACTCGCCGGGGTCAAGGACCCGGACGAGTTCGAGGACAAGAACGGCCAGGAGCAGGACATGACCGACCTGAAAGTCGACTCGAAATTCGCCTGGCTCGAACCCTACTGCTCGCTCTACACCTGCACGCCGGATGTGCTGGAGAAGAAGCGCGAGATGCAACCGTTCAAGACCTTCCGCCTGGGGGGTGACCTGACCAGGGTCTACGACCCGAGCCATGAGAAGGGCAAAGGCTCTTAA
- a CDS encoding alginate O-acetyltransferase has product MKPHLIKLLSLTGLAAALFSVSDAASADAAKAPNFSAEPCCNLCPEAHDAKNYTTRYQQNFTTLVQAQGDWLFRTQEDLRTEFTTTPAGFRRLKQLREAFKSKGIELVVVYQPTRGLVNRNKLNPQEKAAFDYDKALKNYQGMLARFAEMGYVVPDLSPLTNEALPETLPAHDFYFRGDQHWTPYGAQRTAKIVAEKVKHLPEFADIPKREFETKKSGRMGKTGTLHNMAGQLCGTSYAIQYMDQFTTEPKGEAADGDLFSDAGNPQITLVGTSHSGKNYNFAGFLEEAIGADILNVAFPGGGLEGSMLQYLGSEEFQKTPPKILIWEFSPLYRLDQETIYRQMMALLDNGCEGKDALLSSNSTLKPGKNELMVNSKNMDLRNSSHQIDIRFADPSVKTLQATLWYMNGRHEDIKIDKPETSDTDGRFAFELRTDEDWATQNLLAVEVQGPQAGAAPQKVEAKICKRNVFPSAGQRTAQVGQ; this is encoded by the coding sequence ATGAAACCCCACTTGATCAAACTGCTCAGCCTCACCGGCCTGGCCGCCGCCCTGTTCAGCGTCAGTGACGCGGCCAGCGCCGATGCGGCCAAGGCACCGAACTTCAGTGCCGAGCCGTGCTGCAACCTGTGCCCCGAAGCCCATGACGCGAAAAACTACACCACGCGTTACCAACAGAACTTCACCACCCTGGTGCAAGCCCAGGGCGATTGGCTGTTCCGTACCCAGGAAGACCTGCGCACCGAATTCACTACCACGCCGGCAGGCTTTCGTCGCCTCAAGCAACTGCGCGAAGCCTTCAAGAGCAAGGGCATTGAACTGGTGGTGGTCTACCAGCCGACCCGTGGCCTGGTGAACCGCAACAAGCTCAACCCACAAGAGAAGGCCGCGTTCGATTACGACAAGGCGCTGAAAAACTACCAGGGCATGCTCGCGCGTTTTGCCGAGATGGGCTACGTGGTGCCGGACCTTTCGCCGCTGACCAACGAAGCGCTGCCCGAGACCCTGCCCGCGCATGATTTCTACTTCCGCGGTGACCAGCACTGGACCCCTTATGGCGCCCAGCGCACGGCGAAAATCGTCGCCGAGAAGGTCAAGCACCTGCCCGAATTCGCCGACATTCCCAAGCGTGAATTCGAGACCAAGAAGTCTGGGCGCATGGGCAAGACCGGTACCCTGCATAACATGGCCGGGCAACTGTGCGGCACCAGCTACGCCATCCAGTACATGGACCAGTTCACCACCGAGCCCAAGGGCGAGGCGGCGGACGGTGACCTGTTCAGCGATGCCGGCAACCCACAGATCACCCTGGTCGGCACCAGCCACAGCGGCAAGAACTACAACTTCGCCGGTTTCCTGGAAGAGGCCATCGGCGCCGACATCCTCAACGTTGCCTTCCCCGGCGGTGGCCTGGAAGGTTCGATGCTGCAGTACCTGGGCAGCGAGGAGTTCCAGAAAACCCCGCCGAAGATCCTCATCTGGGAGTTCTCGCCGCTGTATCGCCTGGACCAGGAAACCATCTACCGCCAGATGATGGCCCTGCTCGATAACGGCTGCGAAGGCAAGGACGCGCTCCTGAGCAGCAACTCGACCCTCAAGCCGGGCAAGAACGAGTTGATGGTCAACAGCAAGAACATGGACCTGCGCAACAGCAGCCATCAGATCGACATCCGCTTCGCCGACCCTTCGGTGAAAACCCTGCAAGCCACCCTCTGGTACATGAACGGTCGCCACGAGGACATCAAGATCGACAAACCGGAAACCTCCGACACCGACGGTCGTTTCGCCTTTGAACTGCGCACCGACGAAGACTGGGCCACGCAGAACCTGCTGGCCGTTGAAGTCCAGGGCCCGCAAGCGGGTGCTGCGCCACAGAAAGTCGAAGCGAAAATCTGCAAACGCAACGTATTCCCGAGCGCTGGGCAACGTACCGCCCAGGTCGGGCAATGA
- a CDS encoding alginate O-acetyltransferase: protein MTRSLRVFYIALFLVTLMVLGLWSVRSFFGFSTNAEATVLNGRWSKAVETHYDEQFPIKRLGTNLWAALDFKLFNEGRPGVVLGRDQWLYSDEEFNPIVNEELNLQGNYALVEGVRQTLKARGVQLVMAVVPAKVRLYPEHLGEVKPASIHANLYQDFHQRLAADRIPAPDLLGPLQAAKQKGQQVFLRTDTHWTPEGAEIAANRLANTIADKYPLSGEPQRFVTEPAEKISHKGDLRLFLPLDPLFENLMPAQESLQKRNTVAAVDQPAGDDALFANNEVPVALIGTSYSANPSWNFVGALKQALNSDVVSYAEDGHGPILPMLSYLKSDDFKNSPPQVLIWEFPERYLPVNNEIGDADPQWVAELKQAGARQQNVAANTQSETPDRAQN, encoded by the coding sequence ATGACCCGCTCATTACGCGTGTTCTACATCGCCCTGTTCCTGGTGACCCTGATGGTCCTGGGCCTGTGGTCGGTACGCAGCTTCTTCGGCTTCAGCACCAACGCCGAGGCGACCGTGCTCAACGGTCGCTGGAGCAAGGCCGTGGAAACCCACTACGACGAGCAGTTCCCGATCAAGCGCCTGGGCACCAACCTGTGGGCCGCGCTGGACTTCAAGCTGTTCAACGAAGGCCGTCCGGGCGTGGTGCTCGGCCGCGATCAGTGGCTGTACAGCGATGAAGAGTTCAACCCGATCGTCAACGAAGAGCTGAACCTGCAAGGTAACTACGCGCTGGTCGAAGGCGTGCGCCAGACCCTCAAGGCGCGCGGCGTGCAACTGGTGATGGCGGTGGTGCCAGCCAAGGTGCGCCTGTACCCGGAACACCTGGGCGAGGTCAAGCCGGCGAGCATCCACGCCAACCTCTACCAGGACTTCCACCAGCGCCTGGCCGCCGACCGAATCCCGGCCCCGGACCTGCTCGGCCCGCTGCAAGCGGCCAAGCAGAAGGGCCAGCAAGTGTTCCTGCGCACCGACACCCACTGGACCCCGGAAGGCGCCGAGATCGCCGCCAACCGTCTGGCTAACACCATTGCCGACAAGTACCCGTTGAGTGGCGAGCCACAGCGCTTCGTCACTGAACCTGCGGAGAAAATCTCCCACAAGGGCGACCTGCGCCTGTTCCTGCCGCTGGACCCGCTGTTCGAAAACCTGATGCCGGCGCAAGAGTCGCTGCAAAAGCGCAACACCGTGGCAGCTGTCGACCAGCCTGCCGGTGACGACGCGCTGTTCGCCAACAACGAAGTGCCGGTGGCCCTGATCGGCACCAGCTACAGCGCCAACCCCAGCTGGAATTTTGTCGGTGCGCTCAAGCAAGCGCTGAACAGCGACGTGGTGAGTTACGCCGAGGACGGCCACGGGCCGATCCTGCCGATGCTCAGCTACCTGAAAAGTGACGACTTCAAGAACAGCCCGCCCCAGGTGCTGATCTGGGAGTTTCCTGAACGTTATCTGCCCGTGAACAACGAAATCGGCGACGCCGACCCGCAGTGGGTCGCAGAACTCAAACAAGCCGGTGCGCGCCAACAGAACGTAGCCGCAAACACTCAATCCGAGACGCCCGACCGGGCGCAAAACTGA
- the algK gene encoding alginate biosynthesis TPR repeat lipoprotein AlgK gives MHKGYAFCALALAIGLSGCAGLPDQRLANEALKRGDTALAQQNYQQLAELGYSEAQVGLADLQVETRDPAQIKAAEATYRAAAEISPRAQARLGRLLVAKPGSSEAEQHEAEGLLKKAFANGEGNTLIPLAMLYLQYPHSFPNVNAQQQISQWRSAGYPEAGLAQVLLYRTQGTYDQHLDDIEKICKVALSSTDICYVELATVYQKRAQPEQQAELLKQLQAGFSRGTVSAQRMDSVARVLADASLGTPDEKTAQTMLEQIAPAYPAAWVSLAQLLYDFPELGDVDKLMEYLENGRAADQPRAELLLGKLYYDGKWVPADAKQAQSHFQKAVGREVAADYYLGQIYRRGYLGQVYSQKALEHLLTAARNGQNSADFAIAQLFSQGKGTRPNLLNAYVFSQLAKAQNTPQATELAQTLEAQLPPAQLAEAQRLLQQEQAIRGAVSQTPLNVQALQEDGEESL, from the coding sequence TTGCACAAGGGTTATGCGTTCTGCGCACTGGCCCTGGCCATCGGCCTCAGTGGCTGCGCCGGCCTGCCCGACCAGCGCCTGGCCAATGAAGCCTTGAAGCGTGGCGACACCGCGCTGGCGCAGCAGAACTATCAACAACTGGCCGAGCTGGGTTACAGCGAAGCCCAGGTTGGCCTGGCCGACCTGCAGGTGGAAACCCGTGACCCGGCGCAGATCAAGGCCGCCGAAGCCACTTACCGGGCTGCCGCCGAAATCTCGCCACGAGCTCAGGCCCGTCTGGGCCGCCTGCTGGTGGCCAAGCCGGGTTCCAGCGAAGCCGAGCAGCACGAAGCCGAAGGCCTGCTGAAAAAGGCCTTCGCCAATGGCGAGGGCAATACCCTGATCCCCCTGGCGATGCTGTACCTGCAGTATCCCCACAGTTTTCCCAACGTGAACGCGCAGCAGCAGATCAGCCAATGGCGCAGCGCCGGTTACCCGGAAGCCGGCCTGGCCCAGGTGCTGCTGTATCGCACCCAGGGCACCTACGACCAGCACCTGGATGACATCGAGAAAATCTGCAAAGTGGCGCTGAGCAGCACCGACATCTGCTACGTCGAATTGGCCACGGTCTATCAGAAACGTGCCCAACCCGAGCAACAAGCTGAACTGCTCAAGCAACTGCAGGCCGGCTTCAGCCGCGGCACCGTGTCGGCCCAGCGCATGGACAGCGTGGCACGGGTCCTGGCGGATGCCAGCCTCGGCACCCCGGACGAAAAAACCGCCCAGACCATGCTGGAGCAGATCGCCCCCGCCTACCCCGCCGCCTGGGTCAGCCTGGCCCAGTTGCTCTACGACTTCCCTGAACTGGGGGATGTCGACAAGCTGATGGAGTACCTGGAAAACGGCCGCGCGGCCGACCAGCCACGGGCCGAACTGCTGCTGGGCAAACTCTACTACGACGGCAAGTGGGTGCCGGCCGACGCCAAGCAGGCGCAATCCCACTTCCAGAAAGCCGTGGGCCGAGAAGTCGCCGCCGACTACTACCTCGGCCAGATCTACCGCCGGGGCTACCTGGGCCAGGTCTATTCGCAAAAAGCCCTGGAGCACCTGCTGACCGCTGCGCGCAATGGCCAGAACAGTGCCGACTTCGCCATCGCCCAACTGTTCTCCCAAGGCAAGGGCACCCGGCCCAACCTGCTCAACGCCTATGTTTTCAGCCAACTGGCCAAGGCCCAGAACACCCCGCAAGCCACTGAGCTGGCACAGACACTCGAAGCCCAATTGCCGCCCGCGCAACTGGCCGAGGCGCAACGCCTGTTGCAACAGGAACAGGCAATCCGTGGCGCCGTAAGCCAGACCCCCTTGAACGTGCAGGCCCTGCAAGAAGATGGTGAGGAATCCCTATGA
- a CDS encoding alginate export family protein: protein MKLNPFVKAGIGLSFALLWSCPTLAAMTDTKHMGLDVKITGQSEDDRDLGTAPGGDVNGVGLDLRPWVYGESGNWSAYAMGQAVTSTDIIETDTLQQSDTEGTQGSNDDGRKSKKNYLAMREFWVAYGGLTPYPGEVLKFGRQRLRNDDGQWRDTNIEALNWAFDTTLLKANVGIAERFSEYRTDLTELAPQDKDRLHVFGDVATQWTPGQWVGLRAHHTHDDGKLDYPTPGEASDASDKKQNGDLSWVGLEANSDAYNWRNTNTVNYWASVTGMSGERDTVNPLNADGSHPAEAKRSGDVDGWATDLGVRLRLDPKWQVGAAYARSSADYEQNGLQSNRSNYTGTRARVHRFGEAFRGEMNNMQSATLFGSWMLQDDYDASLVYHKFWRVDGNKPVGSNGINAVDNNYDDVTGALLSSTSLPLEDGNKDLGQEVDLVVTKYFKQGLLPASLSKSIDEPAALVRFRGGVFKPGDAYGNQVDSYMHRAFVDVIWRF, encoded by the coding sequence ATGAAGTTGAATCCCTTTGTAAAGGCTGGCATCGGCCTGAGCTTCGCCCTGCTGTGGTCCTGCCCGACCCTGGCCGCGATGACTGATACCAAGCACATGGGCCTGGACGTGAAGATCACCGGTCAATCCGAAGACGACCGCGATCTGGGCACCGCGCCTGGCGGCGACGTCAACGGCGTGGGCCTGGACCTGCGTCCGTGGGTCTATGGCGAAAGCGGCAACTGGAGCGCCTACGCCATGGGCCAGGCCGTGACCTCCACCGACATCATCGAGACCGACACCCTGCAGCAGTCCGACACCGAAGGCACCCAGGGCAGCAACGACGACGGTCGCAAGAGCAAGAAGAACTACCTGGCCATGCGCGAGTTCTGGGTCGCCTACGGCGGCCTCACTCCTTACCCCGGCGAGGTTCTCAAGTTCGGTCGCCAACGCCTGCGCAACGACGACGGGCAATGGCGCGACACCAACATCGAAGCGTTGAACTGGGCCTTCGACACCACCCTGTTGAAAGCCAACGTCGGGATCGCCGAACGCTTCAGTGAATACCGCACCGACCTCACCGAACTGGCCCCCCAGGACAAGGACCGCCTGCATGTGTTCGGCGATGTCGCAACGCAATGGACACCGGGGCAATGGGTCGGCCTGCGCGCCCATCACACCCATGATGACGGCAAGCTCGATTACCCGACACCGGGCGAGGCGAGCGACGCCAGCGACAAAAAACAGAATGGCGACCTGAGCTGGGTCGGCCTGGAAGCCAACAGCGACGCTTACAACTGGCGCAATACCAATACGGTCAATTACTGGGCCAGCGTCACCGGCATGTCCGGCGAGCGCGACACGGTCAACCCGCTCAACGCCGATGGCAGCCACCCGGCCGAGGCCAAACGCAGCGGCGATGTCGATGGCTGGGCCACCGACCTGGGGGTGCGCCTGCGCCTCGATCCGAAGTGGCAGGTCGGTGCCGCCTACGCCCGTTCCAGCGCCGACTACGAGCAGAACGGCCTGCAGAGCAACCGTTCCAACTACACCGGCACCCGCGCCCGAGTCCACCGTTTTGGCGAGGCTTTCCGTGGCGAAATGAACAACATGCAGAGCGCCACCCTGTTCGGTTCCTGGATGCTCCAGGACGACTACGACGCCAGCCTGGTCTACCACAAGTTCTGGCGCGTCGACGGCAACAAGCCGGTCGGCAGCAACGGCATCAATGCCGTGGACAACAACTACGACGACGTCACCGGCGCGCTGCTGTCGAGCACCTCGCTGCCGCTGGAAGACGGTAACAAGGACCTCGGCCAGGAAGTCGACCTGGTGGTCACCAAGTACTTCAAGCAAGGCTTGCTGCCGGCCAGCCTGAGCAAGTCGATCGACGAACCGGCGGCGCTGGTGCGCTTTCGTGGCGGTGTGTTCAAGCCCGGCGATGCCTACGGCAACCAGGTCGACTCGTACATGCACCGCGCGTTCGTCGACGTGATCTGGCGCTTCTGA